The Devosia sp. YIM 151766 genome includes a region encoding these proteins:
- a CDS encoding Na+/H+ antiporter subunit E: MTTASLVVILALIWAAITGSFSGLNLLFGGVIGLVAALLLRHSLTGRGGWRKLRRALSLTLLFLYELLASAIRVALIVLRPDMDKVIEPAIVAVPLTVQSDAQITLLANLITLTPGTLSVDLSPDRSLLYVHTLSLGDRDAMIAEIKNGFEKKVLEVFQ; the protein is encoded by the coding sequence ATGACCACAGCCTCCCTCGTGGTCATATTGGCGCTGATCTGGGCGGCGATAACCGGCTCTTTCTCCGGCCTCAACCTCTTGTTCGGAGGCGTTATCGGCCTTGTGGCGGCGTTGTTGTTGCGGCATTCGCTGACCGGCCGCGGCGGCTGGCGCAAGCTGCGGCGCGCGCTCTCGCTCACCCTGCTGTTCCTCTACGAATTGCTGGCCAGCGCCATCCGCGTGGCGCTGATCGTGCTGCGCCCCGACATGGACAAGGTCATAGAGCCGGCGATCGTCGCCGTGCCGCTGACGGTGCAATCGGATGCGCAGATCACCTTGCTCGCCAATCTGATTACGCTGACGCCGGGCACACTCAGCGTCGATCTCTCGCCGGACAGGTCGCTGCTCTATGTGCATACGCTAAGCCTGGGCGATCGCGACGCCATGATTGCCGAAATCAAGAACGGCTTCGAGAAGAAGGTGCTGGAGGTGTTCCAATGA
- a CDS encoding monovalent cation/H+ antiporter complex subunit F, which yields MSPDQFIDWVSLISLALLTLALLLTLARIIIGPTLSDRVLALDLLTLVAMGFIGAIAVRTGLALYLDIAIALALLGFLATIALARYILLRAQSGGDM from the coding sequence ATGAGTCCCGACCAGTTCATCGATTGGGTCAGTCTCATCTCGCTGGCCTTGCTGACCCTGGCCCTGCTGCTGACGCTGGCGCGCATAATCATCGGCCCCACTTTATCGGATCGCGTGCTGGCATTGGACCTGCTGACCTTGGTGGCCATGGGTTTTATCGGCGCCATTGCGGTGCGCACGGGCCTGGCGCTCTATCTCGATATCGCCATTGCCCTGGCCTTGCTGGGTTTCCTCGCCACCATAGCGCTGGCGCGTTACATCCTGTTGCGGGCGCAGAGCGGCGGAGACATGTGA
- the mnhG gene encoding monovalent cation/H(+) antiporter subunit G, translating into MLANLAVYAGGIMLLLGAIFTLIATIGVVRLPDLYTRMHAASKAGAVGGGLILVAVALVEQDSSVSVRALIGIIFLLLTTPLSAHLLARASHLAGYRPDKRTVIDDINKNAEQNSAQK; encoded by the coding sequence ATGCTGGCCAATCTAGCCGTCTATGCCGGGGGAATAATGCTGCTGCTGGGCGCGATATTCACCCTGATCGCGACCATCGGCGTGGTTCGCCTGCCGGACCTCTATACGCGCATGCATGCGGCGTCCAAGGCCGGGGCTGTCGGCGGCGGATTGATTCTGGTGGCCGTGGCCTTGGTGGAACAGGATTCGTCGGTTTCCGTCAGAGCCTTGATTGGCATCATCTTCCTGTTGCTGACTACACCATTGTCCGCCCATCTATTGGCGCGCGCCAGTCATCTTGCCGGATATAGGCCGGATAAACGTACTGTTATCGATGACATTAATAAAAATGCAGAACAAAATTCTGCCCAGAAATAG
- a CDS encoding MucR family transcriptional regulator: protein MNDDIGALANAEADLIELSTEIVSAYVSHNAVSPGDLTRLIAEVHGALRGLKNNETPAPVEELKPAVPIRKSISPDFIICLEDGKKFKSLKRHLRTHYNLSPEEYREKWGLPADYPMVAPSYSATRSKLAKANGLGRKAS, encoded by the coding sequence ATGAACGACGATATCGGCGCGCTCGCAAATGCTGAAGCCGACTTGATCGAGCTCAGCACCGAAATTGTCTCCGCCTATGTCAGCCACAATGCTGTCAGCCCGGGCGACCTGACCCGGCTGATCGCCGAAGTGCATGGGGCTTTGCGTGGCCTCAAGAACAATGAAACGCCCGCGCCCGTCGAGGAATTGAAGCCGGCTGTGCCTATTCGCAAGTCGATCTCGCCAGATTTCATCATCTGCCTGGAAGACGGGAAGAAGTTCAAGTCGCTCAAGCGCCATCTGCGCACCCACTACAATCTCTCGCCCGAAGAATATCGCGAGAAATGGGGCCTGCCTGCCGATTACCCCATGGTGGCGCCCAGCTATTCGGCTACGCGTTCCAAGCTGGCCAAGGCCAACGGGCTGGGCCGCAAGGCCAGTTAA
- a CDS encoding helix-turn-helix domain-containing protein, with protein MNIGFVSGARDAIFAIPPAERVAELVAREKGIPKSLLFNSSRCRAEAALARQLAMYLTHVILRQNFTAIGLAFGRDRTTVSHACALIEDLREDPDFEADVSRLEALLENHEDRTRG; from the coding sequence ATGAATATCGGTTTCGTTTCTGGCGCTCGGGACGCCATTTTCGCCATTCCCCCGGCGGAGCGCGTCGCCGAGCTTGTCGCTCGCGAAAAGGGCATTCCCAAATCATTGTTGTTTAACAGTTCTCGCTGCCGGGCGGAAGCCGCTCTGGCCCGGCAATTGGCCATGTATCTGACCCATGTGATTTTGAGACAAAACTTTACGGCGATCGGTCTGGCCTTTGGACGGGATAGGACAACAGTCTCGCATGCCTGCGCGCTCATCGAAGACCTGCGGGAAGATCCCGATTTCGAGGCGGATGTCAGCCGGCTTGAAGCCTTGCTGGAAAACCATGAGGACCGGACCCGTGGCTGA
- a CDS encoding DUF6456 domain-containing protein yields the protein MAESAARRGDPAPEAVLRLASNGGGEPFLAPHHLEAARRLARLFNRARMMQRVTMSYDAARIGGRSERPRQGELADSAIEARRLLNALARRMPRDCWDMLTDICGFDKGLQQIELDRGWPRRSAKLVLRIGLEQLAVIMGLTELAAGRGNGSMRAWLPERPPMFPEPAN from the coding sequence GTGGCTGAGTCGGCGGCGCGCCGCGGCGATCCCGCGCCCGAAGCCGTCTTGCGGCTGGCATCGAATGGCGGCGGAGAACCCTTCCTGGCCCCGCATCACCTGGAGGCGGCGCGGCGGCTGGCGCGGCTTTTCAACCGGGCGCGAATGATGCAACGGGTGACCATGTCCTATGATGCGGCGCGGATCGGGGGTCGGAGCGAGCGTCCCCGGCAAGGGGAGTTGGCGGACAGCGCCATCGAGGCGCGGCGGTTGCTCAACGCGCTGGCCCGACGCATGCCGCGCGATTGCTGGGACATGCTGACCGATATATGCGGCTTCGACAAAGGCTTGCAGCAGATCGAACTGGATCGCGGCTGGCCGCGCCGCAGCGCCAAGCTGGTGCTCAGAATCGGGCTGGAGCAATTGGCGGTGATCATGGGCCTGACGGAACTGGCGGCGGGGCGGGGCAATGGCTCCATGCGGGCCTGGCTGCCCGAACGTCCGCCCATGTTCCCCGAACCGGCAAATTAA
- a CDS encoding acyltransferase, translated as MNAKLHTIQYLRAIAATLVLISHALLYPTSEQVLAYGRLGWLGVIVFFVVSGFIMVVVTGQARFEPRKFLRRRVLRVVPLYWVFTLVAAFLALGMPSLFKTTVFDGLQLAQSMFFVPFYNPASHGLHPLYKLGWTLNYEMFFYLSFALLAVVDARRRVWVLTLAYLALAIIGGLFRPESAIPAFYTSYMPLAFVTGAWLGLAQLEGKLETLVPRLAAPLAVLALAGLIEGFAFDRGVVEDEMAFLGLLVFATIVVALAVGFGRLLPRIGLLERLGDASYSIYLVHIFAVGAVAGLALRLLGTDDPWIVGPILVAAIGFGLASGCLLYRLVEEPLMRGLKRLA; from the coding sequence ATGAACGCCAAGCTGCATACAATCCAATATCTCCGGGCCATTGCCGCGACGCTGGTCTTGATTTCCCACGCCTTGCTCTACCCGACAAGCGAGCAGGTGCTTGCCTATGGGCGGCTGGGCTGGCTGGGCGTCATCGTGTTTTTCGTCGTTTCCGGCTTCATCATGGTGGTGGTGACCGGGCAGGCGCGTTTCGAGCCGCGCAAATTTCTGCGCCGGCGCGTGTTGCGGGTGGTGCCGCTTTATTGGGTATTCACCCTGGTGGCGGCATTTTTGGCGCTGGGCATGCCGAGCCTGTTCAAGACCACGGTGTTCGACGGACTGCAATTGGCGCAGTCGATGTTCTTCGTGCCCTTCTACAATCCGGCCAGCCACGGCCTGCATCCGCTCTACAAGCTGGGATGGACGCTCAATTACGAGATGTTCTTCTATCTCAGCTTTGCCTTGCTGGCGGTCGTGGACGCAAGGCGGCGTGTCTGGGTGCTGACGCTGGCCTATCTGGCTTTGGCCATCATTGGTGGCCTGTTCCGGCCCGAAAGCGCCATTCCCGCCTTCTATACCAGTTACATGCCCCTGGCTTTCGTGACCGGGGCCTGGCTCGGCCTGGCCCAGCTGGAGGGCAAGCTGGAAACCCTCGTGCCGCGCCTTGCCGCACCGCTGGCCGTGCTGGCGCTGGCCGGTCTGATCGAGGGCTTTGCCTTTGACCGCGGCGTGGTCGAGGACGAGATGGCCTTTCTCGGCCTGCTGGTTTTCGCCACCATTGTCGTGGCGCTGGCGGTGGGATTTGGCCGGCTCCTGCCCAGGATCGGCCTGCTCGAGAGGCTGGGCGATGCATCCTATTCGATCTATCTGGTGCACATCTTCGCCGTGGGCGCGGTAGCCGGTCTGGCGCTGCGCCTATTGGGCACCGACGATCCCTGGATCGTCGGCCCGATCCTGGTGGCGGCGATCGGCTTCGGCCTGGCCTCGGGCTGCCTGCTCTACCGTCTGGTGGAGGAGCCGCTGATGCGCGGCCTCAAGCGGCTGGCTTAG
- a CDS encoding SufE family protein yields the protein MNQPQPFQDIADNLSFLDDWEDRYRYLIELGQALPKLDEAERSAANKVNGCVSQVWLVAEPETVDGAPGLKFRGESDAMIVQGLVALLLALYSDRSAREIADTDAIALFDELGLREHLTTQRSNGLAAMVGRIRGAGRAALG from the coding sequence ATGAACCAGCCGCAGCCGTTCCAGGACATTGCCGACAATCTCTCCTTTCTCGACGATTGGGAGGATCGCTACCGCTATCTCATCGAGCTCGGCCAGGCCCTGCCGAAGCTCGACGAGGCCGAGCGTTCGGCCGCGAACAAGGTCAATGGCTGCGTGTCCCAGGTCTGGCTGGTCGCCGAGCCGGAAACGGTCGACGGCGCGCCGGGCCTGAAATTCCGCGGCGAGAGCGATGCGATGATCGTGCAGGGCCTGGTCGCGCTGTTGCTGGCGCTCTATTCCGACCGCTCCGCCCGCGAGATCGCCGATACGGACGCCATCGCCCTGTTCGACGAACTGGGCCTGCGCGAACACCTGACCACCCAGCGCTCCAACGGGCTGGCCGCCATGGTCGGCCGCATTCGCGGCGCCGGCCGCGCAGCTCTGGGCTAA
- a CDS encoding ATP-binding protein has translation MLRRKTIANNARLLIGMAAFGLLPAMYLLMSGGAVPFIVACLLLAGGMISLSMHHRGHFDASGVAQVATLMATGLFLTIADPRLGDAGMAIALMGSVLAALIAHNSQRRASWYALALIIALGAIAAISGIGAMRLDDSQTLLASAFGFLCAFAVVAHSAHRINSAYEVHDKAQISAYRHLIEHVQDAVLRFGGDGAILLASRSSETLFGCPRYQLSGENLSSRLHVLDRPAFLTAFADANQGGRSRTIELRLRQDNPRAVSGVPRFVWVEMQLSPILDEAAHAGRYEVIALLRDITGRKDAEAAMAEARRSAEEALQAKSRFLATIGHELRTPLNAVVGFSEMMTSGIGGELPATHKEYAGLIHQSGKHLLEVVSMLLDMSRIEAGKFEVRAEPMAPGDIMPACLSMVEAMAAERQVQLLPEIEPDLPLVNADERLCRQILINLLSNAIKFSHEGGMVTATVKRQGQAINFSVRDRGIGMAPAALARIGEPFFQVQDGLTRKYEGTGLGLSIVKGLVELHGGTLRAMSEIGAGTTITVLLPINGPATKAGETADIVHLHREPLAQATTSSWQNETRKAQ, from the coding sequence ATGCTGCGCCGGAAGACCATCGCCAATAATGCGCGGCTGCTGATCGGCATGGCGGCTTTTGGCCTGCTGCCGGCTATGTATCTGCTCATGTCGGGGGGCGCGGTGCCGTTCATCGTCGCCTGCCTCTTGCTGGCCGGCGGCATGATCAGCCTCTCCATGCATCATCGCGGTCATTTCGACGCCAGCGGCGTCGCCCAGGTCGCAACGCTGATGGCCACCGGCCTGTTCCTGACCATTGCCGATCCGCGCCTCGGCGACGCCGGCATGGCCATAGCGCTGATGGGGTCGGTCCTGGCCGCGCTGATCGCCCATAACAGCCAAAGACGGGCGAGCTGGTACGCTCTGGCACTGATCATTGCGCTGGGCGCCATCGCCGCAATTTCCGGCATCGGGGCGATGCGGCTCGATGATTCGCAGACGCTTCTGGCCTCGGCCTTCGGCTTTCTCTGCGCCTTCGCCGTGGTGGCGCACAGCGCCCATCGCATCAATTCCGCCTATGAGGTGCATGACAAGGCGCAGATCAGCGCCTATCGCCATCTGATCGAACATGTGCAGGACGCCGTGCTGCGCTTTGGCGGCGATGGGGCGATCCTGCTGGCGTCGCGCTCGTCCGAAACATTGTTCGGCTGCCCGCGCTACCAATTGTCGGGCGAAAACCTGAGCAGCCGCCTGCATGTCCTCGACCGGCCTGCCTTCCTGACCGCATTTGCCGATGCCAATCAGGGCGGCCGCAGCCGCACCATCGAGCTTCGCCTGCGGCAGGACAATCCGCGCGCGGTATCCGGCGTTCCGCGCTTTGTCTGGGTTGAAATGCAGCTTTCGCCCATTCTGGACGAGGCTGCCCATGCGGGGCGGTACGAGGTGATCGCTCTCTTGCGCGACATTACCGGACGCAAGGATGCCGAGGCCGCCATGGCGGAGGCGCGGCGCAGCGCTGAAGAAGCCTTGCAGGCCAAGTCGCGCTTTCTCGCCACTATCGGCCACGAATTGCGCACGCCGCTGAATGCCGTCGTCGGCTTTTCGGAAATGATGACCAGCGGCATTGGCGGCGAATTGCCGGCGACGCATAAGGAATATGCCGGCCTGATCCACCAGAGCGGCAAGCACCTGCTGGAAGTGGTTTCCATGCTGCTGGACATGTCGCGCATCGAGGCCGGCAAATTCGAGGTTCGGGCCGAGCCCATGGCGCCCGGCGACATCATGCCGGCCTGTCTGTCCATGGTCGAGGCCATGGCGGCGGAGCGTCAGGTGCAATTGCTGCCCGAGATCGAACCCGATCTGCCGCTGGTCAACGCCGACGAACGGCTCTGCCGGCAAATTCTGATCAACCTGCTCTCCAATGCCATCAAGTTCAGCCATGAGGGCGGCATGGTGACCGCCACGGTCAAGCGCCAGGGGCAGGCGATCAATTTTTCGGTGCGCGACCGGGGAATCGGCATGGCCCCGGCGGCGCTCGCCCGAATCGGTGAGCCCTTTTTCCAGGTTCAGGACGGGCTAACCCGCAAATATGAAGGCACCGGGCTGGGGCTTTCCATCGTCAAGGGCCTGGTGGAGCTGCATGGCGGCACTTTGCGGGCCATGTCGGAGATCGGAGCGGGGACAACCATCACTGTTTTGCTTCCTATAAACGGTCCAGCAACCAAAGCCGGCGAAACTGCCGACATCGTTCACCTGCATCGAGAGCCCTTGGCCCAGGCCACCACGTCTTCATGGCAAAACGAAACAAGAAAAGCGCAATGA
- a CDS encoding peptidoglycan-binding protein — MNAATLSQPLLMAGGVLLGSLSRAGQWAFSRYMRAPMASTGLLAMVTLTALAGSNALYFQTAEHPSPFFAPARDNVAALPTSIVDRPANALPEIAASSPAIVPAATPQTIPETTGSVAPSVPVPEAPVGNAQMFAVQKKLFELNLFSGTIDGYYGPQTAEAIRAFEQRNGMIPTGGMDPAVLDAIVKSDASGRTTAPVDVQPQAAAPAAAAPIAQAAPVTVAVTAPPQDQVVARLPTLSPAEQVFDEVAQTAANTIDSIIAAVDGARTPPQAMANPPIPSASVAATAQPMPQPVREVISPPAQQVAALASSASPVRMPPANDTELVMQIQRGLASLGFFQAPVDGKPGPETARAIREFENFHRYRMTGQVQPDLVELLLKAGATI; from the coding sequence ATGAATGCTGCGACCCTTTCTCAGCCGCTGCTCATGGCCGGCGGCGTTCTGCTCGGCTCCCTGAGTCGGGCCGGCCAATGGGCCTTTTCGCGCTATATGCGCGCCCCCATGGCCTCCACCGGGCTGCTGGCCATGGTGACGCTGACGGCGCTGGCCGGCAGCAATGCGCTCTATTTCCAGACCGCCGAGCACCCTTCGCCCTTCTTCGCGCCGGCCCGCGACAATGTCGCGGCGCTGCCGACCTCTATTGTCGACCGCCCCGCCAATGCGCTGCCGGAGATTGCCGCATCGTCGCCCGCCATCGTGCCGGCGGCCACCCCGCAGACGATTCCCGAGACCACAGGCAGCGTCGCTCCGAGCGTCCCGGTGCCGGAGGCGCCGGTCGGCAATGCGCAAATGTTCGCGGTGCAGAAAAAGCTGTTCGAGCTCAATCTGTTCAGCGGCACGATCGACGGCTATTACGGCCCCCAGACCGCCGAGGCGATCCGCGCCTTCGAACAGCGCAACGGCATGATTCCGACCGGCGGCATGGACCCGGCCGTGCTCGATGCCATCGTCAAATCCGATGCCAGCGGGCGCACGACCGCGCCGGTCGACGTTCAGCCTCAGGCCGCCGCGCCGGCGGCCGCGGCGCCAATTGCCCAGGCGGCGCCCGTGACGGTGGCAGTCACCGCTCCTCCACAGGATCAGGTCGTGGCGCGACTTCCGACCTTGTCGCCGGCCGAACAGGTCTTTGACGAAGTGGCGCAGACGGCCGCCAATACCATCGATTCGATCATCGCCGCCGTGGATGGCGCGCGCACGCCGCCCCAGGCCATGGCCAATCCGCCCATTCCTTCTGCCAGCGTTGCGGCCACGGCCCAGCCTATGCCGCAGCCGGTTCGCGAGGTGATATCGCCGCCGGCGCAGCAGGTGGCGGCTTTGGCGAGCAGCGCTTCACCGGTCCGGATGCCCCCCGCCAACGACACCGAGCTGGTCATGCAGATCCAGCGTGGCCTCGCCAGCCTTGGCTTTTTCCAGGCCCCGGTCGACGGCAAGCCGGGTCCTGAAACCGCAAGAGCCATCCGTGAGTTCGAGAATTTCCACCGCTACCGGATGACTGGTCAGGTGCAGCCGGACCTGGTGGAGCTCCTGCTCAAGGCCGGCGCGACCATCTAG
- a CDS encoding DUF1491 family protein, whose protein sequence is MARLRSDLWCMAFVRRHNDLGHMCVVSRRGDPIAGQIFIEVDHLDGTHSLYTPAPAVSRDDGAGLVFQRRFDRAEPARIRERIEREAEFDLDLWVLSIDMRGDDLGIDLMREQ, encoded by the coding sequence GTGGCGCGGCTGCGCAGCGATCTGTGGTGCATGGCCTTTGTGCGGCGTCACAACGATCTGGGCCATATGTGCGTCGTTTCCCGGCGCGGCGATCCTATCGCCGGACAGATATTCATCGAGGTCGATCACCTCGATGGCACGCATTCGCTCTATACTCCCGCGCCGGCGGTCAGCCGCGATGACGGCGCCGGACTGGTGTTCCAGCGCCGCTTCGACCGGGCCGAGCCAGCCAGAATCCGCGAGCGGATCGAGCGGGAAGCCGAGTTCGATCTCGACCTTTGGGTGCTGAGCATCGATATGCGCGGCGACGATCTCGGCATCGACCTGATGCGGGAGCAATAG